The Candoia aspera isolate rCanAsp1 chromosome 13, rCanAsp1.hap2, whole genome shotgun sequence genome includes the window gcaaggtggatggatgatattctagaggtgacggactcgtccctgggggagctgggggtgttgacgaccgacaggaagctctggcgtgggctggtccatgaagtcacgaagagtcggaagcgactaaacgaataaacaacaacacagctagaaaaaaaaaatgaaaacaatgatttagaatattctttaaaaaaaaattttttttaattaaaactgtaTTTGTAAAATGCCCATTTTTGTTCTGTTATCTTGGAGgcaacaatgttttatttttttttcaaaatatttcttcctcAATGTTCATGCTAAAAATAAGAGAACACTTACTTTAAAATTCTTTGAGCGGCATCATTCAAAGTGCTCCTTGAAAAacgggcttttttttttcctccccaggaAGATCAAAAATAATTGTCAATACTTATACAAAGGGATTTATAATTGGTCACATACAAAGGGACATTGTAAGAAATCGTTAGAGGAAAGATGTGAGTTTGTACTGTACCCTGGTGAAACCTGACCTGATAGAAGATAGTTCGAAGTTCAATAAAAATTGCGGGATTTGTGTTCGCTTGGCTTAAAAAAGCACACCTTAAGAATCTATACAtctttaaggtcattgttttaaCAGTGttcacctcccctgcccccaaataCTTCCTTGAGGGTGAAGCCCGAAGACTTCAGGTGGCAGAAATGTCAAGTTTTTCGTGCTGGCTTTCACAACTCatgcattttgaaaaatgaattttCAACTCCTGAATCCACACACAAAATCCATCCTGGAATGGTTCTGTGGGCCCCGTTGTAAAGCTTCAGCGTGCCCCGCCCGTGGCAAATAACCGTCTGTTCATCTGTCTTAACCTCAACTCAACAAAAGGACTAGGAGTCTGGGACGCTGTTGAACTTCTGCTCTTTGGATTCCAAAGACGCGTACTTCTCGATCATCTGGGTGTTTTGCTGGAAGTGGATTACTGGCTTTTTCTGAAACACCCCAAAGTTTTCTTGGTTCTTTTTGTTGTAGATATTGACGCGGCGCTCCAGCTCGGGGCTGGCTGTGGCAGACCCCGCCGGGCTGGGCAGCTTAAGGTTAACGGGATCCAGTCCTTTTTGGGTTAAGCAGGAGTCTTCCGATAAGGAGGACAGCAGCTCTTGCACGACGGCATTACTGACTCTGTGATGGGGCAAAGAAGAACTGGCCCGGTCACCCTGGGCGACCTGGCAGGCCCGCTTCAAGGGGCAATACTCGGAGGATTCCTCCCGGGTCGTACTGCAGTCCGTGGAGGAGCCAAACGTCTGGCTGCTGTCGCTCCGGGCTCTGGTGACTGAGCTGTCCGTGGACCTGGAGGCACTGCCGGAGGCCGCGCTGGTGGAAATCCCGTTGCTCTCCATGATCTTCATCGGCACATCCGCCATGAAGAGATCGGAGGAGACGTTAGGCTGGTGCACGTCAATGGCCGCTGTCGTAATGACGCAGAAGGCTCCTTCAGGGACACCGCTGTCTATATGCAGAGAGGCAAAGAGTTAGCTCAGATTCAGGGAAGGGCCATCCTAGCAACGAGAACAAGCCTTGAGCTTCGGCTGAAAAAGCTTTCCTCCGTttaacagacacacagagagagagaaacacaactGGAGGATGGCCCAGTGACCATTCCTCTAACATGGGTCTTCTTGGTATGGGGTTATTTTATTCTTCACCTGTTATCTTTTTGTTGTCTTTTTTCCAGCTGCCATGCAAGAGCCCAGATTTTAAAACTCAATCATGCAGAAGTTCCAGTGCATGTGCATCTTTTAATCCCTAGAACTTTTGAAAGGGCAGATCGCCCCTTGCCTTCCAAGTCCCCCAGTTCAGGCGCAACTATTCAAACCGTTAGGAAATTCCTCTTGCAAATGGCACAGAAATAACTGGAAAAGGCGGATCTGCTCACTTTAACGGAGTTTAATAATGAGAAAAGATTTAAAAGACTTTGGTGTCTACCTGGATATGAAGCAAACCTGCTGCCCTTTCTCAGCTCCCCATTCTCAAGAAGCATACCCTTACACGTATTTTCCAGCACAAATTATTAGCCCTAACCAACGTGACCCTGGAATCATCTGGTAATTCGGTCTCTTAAAATAACAAGTATCTTCAAATAATAAACCTCTTCAAATGtaattcatggagaaaatctatccatgtggtctaCACCAACTTGATGGGACAGAATCAAATGTTATGGGAGAATAAGACATTTGAATGGAAGCCATCCCTTGGCATGTACAACTGCAGAAAGGGGGGTTTTGTAGAACAGGATTGAACAGGGCTGCCCCTAGCCTCAGCTGCCACATAAGTCCAGGAGGCGGGTGCTGAGCTCCAGCTGCCTGGGTAAGCTGCTGAGGCAATGCCGAGGGGTAAAAGGAAATTTCGCACGAGAAACGATAATGTTCCTGGGGGGCTTAAGAAGCTGATGCTGTGACAGACAGGTCAGCGTCAGAGGACCTTGCTCCCCTTTCCTGAAATTCAACAGGTGGCTATGAAGGGGCAGCAGGCTTCCAGCAGAATGCCCCTCCTAGGAAGACCCTCTTGAGAAATGGTGGAATGTGCCTTTAAGTTTCAAAATCCAAGCTTACCACTGCTGGGCTCATTGTAGTACTGGCTGATGTAGTTGTTCATGTCGTCTTTCACCACTGTCTCTGGGAACACAAAACGGGAATCATTAGTAGCAAATTCCAGCTGCAGGCTCGGTTAAGATTTTCAAGACGTGGTTCCGTAATTCCACAGTTCAGAAGATTCTCAATCAGTATCCTATTTTATACAAAGCTCGGAAGGGGATGGGAAGATGTGTTTTCTGAAAGAGCAACAATAGGTACTTTAAACAAAAAATCCGAATGTTGTAAAACAccaattacaggtaatcctcacttaatgacctcttgtttagcaaccatccggagttacgatggtgctgaaaaaaaccaacttacgaccattcctcacatttacagctatcacatgattgcaatttgggcacttggcaaccatcgcgcatttacaatggttgcagcaccctgcagtcacacgatcaccattttcgaccttcccagccagcttccgataagcaaaatcaataggaaaccgcataatttgcttaatgaccaagtgattcacttaacgaccaccacaaaatggtcataaaatcgggtccagatttgcttaatgaccgcaatgcttagcaacctaaattccaatCCCAGTTGTGGTGGTTAAGCGGGGACTACTTGGCGGAAACATTCACACCTCATGTGTTCAGTATGACAGGATGATACTAGTACACGCTTCACCCAGTGGTCTCGAGAGCTCCTGCTAACCTGAGGAGTCTTCAGAACTCGGGGGATACTATTTTTTTCACATGTTCAAGGAAGCTCTGCAGGCAGAAAAGGAGTTCCTTAGGtaaagcttcttttaaaaatgcaagcaagCCACACATTGCAAGTCTCCCCAGTTCGTTCATCTTACTTATTTGATTTTGGGCCAGTAAAGGATAAATCCATCATCCCTGTTAAGTAAGACTCTTAGTTAGGAGTAAGGAATTAGTAAGGCTCTTATAAGGAGGACCCTTATATTCTGCTGAACTGTCCATCACTGTCACCAGATGACCCCAGCAGTGTAATCTGGAAAGAGCAAATTCTccgtattctctctctctttataaaTACTTCCTTTACAGGGTCCTTGTAAGGTAGCAACCCATACATACTCAAGACAAAAATGCCAGCTGCATGGCACAATGTGTGGGAGAAATGAAGCCACTGCCCTCCAGATTTCGGTAAAAAACTATTTCGATATCGGAGAAACCGAGGTAATTCTAAAATTATCTGCAATGGAAATGGCAGAAGTCAATAAATGCCTGCCGCGtgatgttgggaaaaaaaaaggcatgggTTAGGAGAAGCAAAAGCAATTCTTTTAGAAGGCACATGTGGGCAGGAACACCCAGTCTGAAAAAGCAACTTGATCTGCTCACTCTGTGGCATAGTGAATGCCTTAAAAGCATCTACTCCtttcatgtgttttttttaaaatacccatttcaggagggaggggagaagacaGACCTTGCTCCATCCTTTCAGCGGGAACCTTCGTAGCCCCCTGGGTCTCTGCGGCTACGGCCCTGCCTTCTTCACAGCACACTGTGGTTTGTAGGTGAAAGAAACAGATGTTTCCTGGGTGCACGTTTTCCACACAAGGCTCAAACCGCTGAGTGCTTGGTACCTGAACGGACGAAGCTCCTGAGATGGCAATCAAAGCTGACACTGAAAGGGAGTGCGGCTGCCCTCCTGGTTCTGCTGGCTCTTTAAAAGCTTTTTTGGCCTCTGCTGATCTTTAAATGCCTGCAATCCAGGGGGTGCTCTCTGCTAATGCCTGAGTTTAGAAAGAACCCTCGGCGCAGCTCAAGGCAAGATGGCTGGGTCGGGAGCACGCTGCAAGGCTTGTCAGTGGTGTGCTGTTAGGTAGGTGACAGAGATAGGCTCAATCATCCATCCCGGAGTCTACAAACGACACGGAGCTGTTGTCGCACGCGCCATTAGTGACACGGTGCTATAGGGATGGCCAGGAACGTTCCGAAGCTGTGGGTATCTCCATGGCAAGCCGACACTGAAAGTGCCATGGGTCCAGAATGCTGCGACAGTTAAGAAGGACGGCTGTCTGCCCAAGCTCATCTCCGCCGCCATCGTTCTGGCTCTCACAGCAGCCAACCAGATGTGTTTGGGGCTCTCAAAAAACCCTCCTCCACCGCAGTTCTGCAGCAACTGGGATTGAAGGAGGGCTGCCTGAAATTGAGAGGGCAGTACACCCCAACAGGACAACAGTCGTAGCAGCCCTCTTCGTCCTGAATTTGTCTAGGCCCTTCTTAGAACCACGGTCATCACCATGACATCCGACGGCAGCAAATTCTACAGTTTAATCATCTCATCTCAAGTCTCCCTCAAACTgatttcaggtagtcctcgacttacgaccacaattgggactggaacttccattgctaagtgaggcggtcattaagtgagtgatgcctgattttactaccttttatgctgcggtcattaagtgaatcaccccagtcatgtgaatctggcttcccccactgactgcttgtcggaagccagctgggaaggttgcaaatggcgatcacatgaccttggGGATGCAAcaatcgtaaatacatgccggttgccaagcgcctcaattttgatcacatgactgcagggaagccacaatggttgtaagtgcaaggactggtcgcaagtcacttttcccagtgccattgtaactttgaatggtcgctaaacgaatggttgtaagtcgaggactacctgtatatggactGTTTGATGTAATTTTCTAacaactgccttcttccaaggtgtGTCAAGCTCCCTGCTGCCAGTCCTAACCCTTTCCCCATTTAATTTCAAGGGATGACCCTGCGTCCTTGTATTATGAGAGACGGAGACAAAACATCCCTGTTCACATGTTCAACATCATGCAACGCACAACTAGCGACAAAAAATCTCCTTGGGTCCTGACAAAGTATGTTATTTGGAATAGAGAAACGAGACTGCAAATAAGCCCTCTAATAGGTTGATTAAAACCAATGTGTCTAATTGGCTAAAACAAGTTCTGAAAATGAGTGACAGCTTTTCTTGATACCAGAAAGATGAACCAGTTTCCAGTTTTTCTCACCAAACGAACAGCCTGGACAATGAACAAATTAGggctgttacacacacacacacacacaccaaattagggctgttacacacacacacaccccaagatCCCACTTCAAAGGGTCCTTTGAAGAAAGGTATGagaattcagttttctttttaaagggtttgtgtgtctgtgcggtgtggtggtggtggtgttgtgtGTAAATGTGATGGAGGGGAAAAGCTGCGTAACAGTGTAAAGAAGTGAAAACTTGCTAGCTGGTGGTATGTGACGTTAATCAAACAAACCAATCCAACAGTTAATGAAACTAATTAGAGGTGCAACAGAAGGATAAGCATTTAAGGTGGGACATTCAGAACCACAGAGCAGCCTGAATCAAGGTCTGGATCAGGCACCTTCTCCTCCCGTAAGCAGGTGTTTTTCAACAGTCACCGGTGATCTTACTCTCTCCTGAAGGGAGAGAAATAAAGCAGGCCGGCTTCATGTTCTCAGGTAAGATCGGTTTCAGCAAGTTTAAATAATTCAAGTTCAAATCATGTCTGTGTAAAGGATGAGAAATGTTCTAAGTACTTTGTGTTCTGGCATGAAAGTTATGAGTCAAATTTTCTCTGCTGCAGAGAAAATGTAAACTGAAAGTATTCGGGGGAAGAGGCAGTCTCTTTCCAAAGCTGCAGATGACACAAGTAATCCTTCTCCCCGTAAAACACAGTCCCTTCGCTGTGGCAGACGCGCAGATTCTGCACTGACTTTTCAGCAAATGCTTTTAATGTCCAGTGAATGTCAGCAATTTGGTCAGACACAAAGCAAGCACCTTCCCTGCGTTCGCAACATGCCTTTCCAGATCCAGTTCAGGATTAAAAACATTTGCGTTTCCCGCTTCCccgtttttaaaaagcttttccgTTACTCCCCGTTGGCTGCTTCTTGTTCGGAGTGCGTTTTGTAGACGACGAAGCCATTCAGCAAAGGATTTCTAAGAGAGACCACAGCTTCTCAGGGTGGTGGCTATGGAAAGCCAAATGCTTCAGTCACAGGTATCCAcgggggtcaaagaagtcaagatggcagccacacattatgcaatcaaagccttgccctttttaaatgtgcatcGCAACCTGCCGCCTTCTACAGAATCAGGCTAACTACTTAGTCTACCTTGATATTATCTGTATTACCACTTCAAAGCTCTTTTCCAGCCCGGTCTGGAGAAGCCACAAATCAGAAAGCGGGATCCTCTGCATGCAAAACATCTGGTCCATTCCTGTGCAAATGCTGTATTTACAATTTCCTTTTTCTCAGCACAGTAACGGAATCTCTTTTTTGCTCCTAGCTTAGCCCTGAGCACTTGTGATTAAAATGTGTAAGGATATGGTTTTCCCTACTAGCTGGTTAGACAAATCTCTTGATAAACTAGCAAAGTGCTCCCGTTTAGTCaacaagctttattttttttaatctgatttttatcACAACTACTTACGTGAAAGGGAATGCCTTGCTGCGACAGACTTTTGCTACTAAAGGT containing:
- the TMEM266 gene encoding transmembrane protein 266 isoform X4; the encoded protein is MRSTKEKVSSASQFAGVIHWISLVILSIFLSETILRIVVLGIWDYIENKIEVFDGAVIILSLAPMVASTVANGPSSPWDAISLIITLRIWRVKRIIDAYVLPVKVEMEMVIQQYEKAKVIQDEQLERLTHICQEQGFEIRQLRAHLAQQDLDLAVEREAALQAPHVLKKQTGNRYKVVATGGDSDDETTGNITELRPARETVVKDDMNNYISQYYNEPSSDSGVPEGAFCVITTAAIDVHQPNVSSDLFMADVPMKIMESNGISTSAASGSASRSTDSSVTRARSDSSQTFGSSTDCSTTREESSEYCPLKRACQVAQGDRASSSLPHHRVSNAVVQELLSSLSEDSCLTQKGLDPVNLKLPSPAGSATASPELERRVNIYNKKNQENFGVFQKKPVIHFQQNTQMIEKYASLESKEQKFNSVPDS